The nucleotide window ATAAATGTAATTTGTCTAAAACTAGAAACAGAATGGTTTTTGGAAATGGAAATCCAAATGCTACTATTATGCTTATAGGGGAAGGTCCAGGAAAGCAAGAGGATTTATCAGGGGAAGTCTTTGTAGGTCAAGCAGGGCATCTTTTGGATAAGATGTTAAAAGCTATTGACTTAAAAAGAGAAGACATTTATATTGGAAATATAGTTAAATGTAGACCTCCTGGTAATAGGGACCCTTTTCCTGAGGAGCAACAAGCTTGTATAGAATATTTACGAAATCAAGTTAGGATCATTAAACCAAAAATATTAGTTTGTTTAGGGAGGGTAGCAGGAACTAGAATAATTCATCCTAATTTTAAAATAACAATGGAACATGGAACATGGATTAAACGGGGTGATTTTTGGATTATAGGAACCTATCATCCTGCAGCTTTGCTATATGATCCAAGTAAAAAAAGAGATGCTTGGGAAGATTTGAAAAAAATAAAAGAAAAGTTAGAAAGCTTAAAATAAAAAAAGCACAACTAAGGTTGTGCTTTTATATTTTAATTATATTATTTTATTTGACAACAGTTAACCACATTTTAAATTTTGTTAAGGCTTTTAATCCATGGGGCAATCCTGCAGGCATAAGGATACCTTCTCCCTCTTTTACAATATTTACCTTACCATCTATTGTTATTTGTGCTTGTCCTTCTAGTATCATAGCAATAGCATCCCCTGAAGCAGTATGAGTGCTAAGCTCTTCCCCCTCATCAACTGAAATAACAGTTAAGTTCAATCCAGGTTTTTGAACAAGATTTAAACTTGTGACTTTTTTTTCATTATAATTTATTAATTCCTTTGCTTTAAATACCTTTGCTTTTTCTAAATTTTTTACTAATTCCATATAGCACCTCCATAGTTAAATATTTATTTGTAGAAGTTTAAAAGCTTTTTTTCCACCTATTTCATGGAAAACATCAGCAGGAACCATGAAAACTTCCCCTTCTTTTAGTATATTAATTTTATCACCTTGCTTTATTATTACTTCCCCTTCAACTGCTAAGTACATAGTATTTAAAGGATATTTTTCCTCTTCTAACATTTCTCCCTGTGGAAAACTAAAGAGCATCATATGGGAATATTCACTGTTAGAAAGAGACATACTGACAACTTGATTTTTTTCAGAGTTAATTAAATCTCCTAATTTTTTAGGATTATCTATTGGTAAATTTTTAAGTCCTTTCATAAATACCTCCTTTTCTATAGTATAAGTATACCACTTCTTTTTAATTATTTTTGTTGCATAGGTAACGTAAATAAAAAAAAAAGCACAACTTATGTTGTGCTTTTAGTACTAATATTTTAAATTAGGAAATCTGTCTTTTAAATTAGCATCAATTTGAGCAACAGTTTCTTTTACTTCTTCAGTGTAAAGAGAATCAATATCTCCAGTAATTTCTATTTTTGTAATTGTATCACCTTGTTTAACAGCATTTACAACTTTTTGGTCTTCTTCACTAATAACTTCACCAAAAATAGTATGTTTATGGTTAAGCCAAGGAGTTTCAACATGAGTTATGAAAAATTGAGAACCGTTGGTATTTTTTCCAGCATTTGCCATTGCTAAAAGTCCAGGTTTATCAAAAACAACTTCTTTAGTAAATTCATCAGCAAATTGATAACCAGGTCCCCCTGCACCAGTTCCTTCAGGATCTCCCCCTTGAATCATAAAGTCAGAAATAACTCTATGGAATTTTAAACCGTCATAATAACCTAATTGTGATAAATGTACAAAGTTTAAAACAGTGAAAGGAGCAGTTTCTGGAAATAATTTAATATTTATTTCTCCTCTATCAGTTATAATTTTTGCATTTAAATTAATGTCTTTCATTAATTTTACCTCCGTATTAATATTTATTTTATTACTTCCACCTTTTAATTTAATAAAAAATGCTTTAGTAAGTAGAAATAGCACAAATATACCTAGAATAATAGATACATACTTAATTGTATTAGTCATTATAGTTTTCTCCTATTATATATTTTTTTTAAGTTCTTCCTTGGAAATAGTGCCAAATATTTCATATTTCCAACCACAATCTAAATCGTAATTAATTTGATTAATTAAAAAGTCAATGTGATCAAATTTTTCATTTAGCTCTCTTTTTTCTTCCATTAGATCAATAATTTCACCAGAAATTCTCATTTCTTCATCATATTGAATACATTCCTTTAAATCAGCTTCCAATTGTTTTTCCTTTTCAAGTAATGGTTTTAACTTATCATGAAGAATTCCCTTTTTCTTTTCTAGTTCCTTTATAGTATAAAGAAATAAATTTTTAGTAACTTCTGCTCCAGAATTTTCCTTTAGAGCCTCTCTTTTTTCAATACATTTTTTTATATATGTTTTTGAAATATTGTTTTTTTCTAAAATATCATTAATTGTTTTTTCTATTCCTTGAATTTCTTCATTGGTTTTTTCTTTAAAATCAGTATGTTTAAAACCAAAATAAAGTCTGTCATATTTAGGAATAATTTCTTCTTTTAATAATTTAATTTTTTCTGTGTCATTTTCCTTTTCAGCTATTTTCAATTCCAAATCATATTTTTTTAGAACTTGTAAAATACTTTCTAAAGAAAAATATATAAAGTCTTTTCTTTCCATAATTATTTAGCTCCAAAATATTGATAATAATGACATTCTATTCCACCATTATAAAGTTTTCTATTTTTAGTACATCTTTTTCCAAAAGATCCTTCGAAATTTCTGTATGATGTGATTATATAATAAGACCATTTAGGGAATCTTTTAGTGCATACATCTCCAAGTAATCCATATAGTCTTTCAACTTTATCATCATTTAAAAGTCTTTCTCCATAAGGAGGGTTAGAAACAATGCATCCTGTTTCACTAGGTGACTCCAATTCTAAAAAGTTTTTAGTTTCAAAGATAATATCATCTTCCACTCCAGCTTTTTTAGCATTTTCAATGGCAATTTCAATAGTTTCAGGATCAATATCAGAAGCATAAATTTTAACTTCCTTGTCTAAATCCTCATTTGAAAAAGCCTCGTCCCTAGCATCAATCCATAGATCTCTAGGAATTATTTTCCATTCTTCACTGACAAAATTTCTATTTACCCCAGGGGCAACATTTCTAGCTATCATAGCAGCTTCTATAGCAAGGGTTCCAGTACCACACATTGGATCTATGAAAGGTCTTTCTCCACCTTTCCATCTAGTAAGCTTAACTAGGGCAGCAGCCATAGTTTCCTTTAAAGGAGCCTCATTAATTAAAGCTCTATAACCTCTTCTATGAAGTCCTTCTCCAGATGTATCTATCATAACATTGAAAAGATCCTTGTTTCCTTGTATCTTAATTTTAAATTTAGCTCCAGTTTCAGGGAATTGGTCAATACCATATACTTCACTTAAATTATCAACCATGGCTTTTTTTGATATTCTTTGAATATCAGATTTTGAAAATAATGTACATTTAACAGCACTTACCCAACTAATTGGAAATTCCCCATCTTTTTCTATAAATTCACTCCAATTTATTTTTTTTATATGTTGAAATAATTCTTCAAAGGTATAAGCTTTAAATTCACCCATTTTTATAAAAACTCTATCAGCACATCTTAAATGAAGATTTGCCTTTACAACGTCTTTTAAAGTTCCTTTAAACTGAATTTTACCATTGAATGTTTCAATGTCTTTAAAACCTAACTCCTTGCATTCATCTCTCACAAGACTTTCAAGACCCATTGTAGATGATGCAATTATTGTGTATTCTTTCATTGATCCTCCTTAAATATATAACTAATTCTTTTCTTTTTTTGCCTCTAATAAATGTATATAAATTAATTTTAAAATAGCAAATATAGGAACTCCTAAGAACATTCCCAAGGTTCCCATAATATTTCCCATTATTATAATTGATGTAACAATCCAAAATGAACTAAGTCCTACGCTTTCCCCTAGTATTTTAGGTCCAATAATATAACCATCAACCATTTGTGCTATAAATATTGCTAAAAAAACATATAGCACTTTTATAGGAGCCACTAGGACTACCAAAATAAATGCAATTGTTCCAGCAATTAAAGATCCAAAATATGGAATCATATTACCTATACCTAACATAATTGCATTGATGGAAGCATAGGGAACTTTAAATATTCTCATAATAATATAAGCTATAATTCCGACAGCAATTGATACTATAGTACGACCTTGTAAATATTTTAGAAATATATTTTTACATTTTATTAAAAATTCATATCCCTCTTGGGATTTTTTCTCATCAAAAATTAGGAAAATAATTCTTTTAATAAAGGTTGTAAAATATGATTTTTCAAGAATAAAGTACATAGCAATAAATCCTCCAAGTAAAATTATAAAAGCTTCCATAACTAAATCAATTATATTTAAACTAAAGGATAATATAAAATTTCTTATATTTGAAATATTTTTAATGAAAAAGTCCTCAATTGTATTTTTAGCTTGGTCAATATTCATAATTAAAAGATTTTTTTCCTTTAAAAAAGCTAAAATATTTTCAAGATACTTAGTAAATCTAATTTTAAATGTAGGCATTTGATTTGAAATCTCTTTAAAACTGTCAACAATACTTGGAAGAATTAAAAAGATAACCCCTACAAAAAACAATATTATAAATATCATGGAAATAAAAAGAGATATTCCTTTGGAAATTTTAAATTTTTTCTCTATAAATTCTACCATAGGATTTATAATTATTGCAATGAAAATTCCATAAATAAATGGTCTTATGTAATTTATAATTAATCCTAAAACGTTAGTTAAAGAGGAAGTGTTTTGAAATAATGATTGGACAGTTACAATAAGTAATCCTAACATAAAAAAAGGTAAAAAATTTTTTCTTTTCATAGACCATTCTCCTTTTAAATAGATTATCTAGCGATTCCATCTAAATCATTTTCAGGTTCCCCTGTAATTTTAATAAGAAGCTTATCTGGGATACCTATTATAGTTTGACCTGATTTTGATATGAACCCTTGTTTCACACAAATTTTCAGTGGAGAATTAGAGGATGTTACTCGAACTTTCATATTAACAAATTCCACATTAACTCCCCCTATATTTGTATCTATAAAATAATTTTTTTTCTCTTTTATAAGGGGGTAAACATACTTTAATTGGTTATTTACGTATATTTCTACCTTTTCTCCCCTTTGTACTTTTAAAGATAAAGCATAGGTTATTCCTAAAAAAAATATTAAAGAAATAAAAAAATATATAATTAAATCACATTTTTTAAAATAACAAGGTTTTCTTCTCACAATTTTCTCCTAAATACTAATTCCCACTTTTTCACCCATTTTAATTTGAGTTTCAATTCCTCTGTTGCTGTTTTCTAAAATGTCTTCATCAATAATTATTTTATTTTTTTCAATAAGTAAGATAACTGTAGAGCCTCCAAAATAAAAATAACCCTTTTCCTCACCTTTTTTAACCATTGAGTTAGCCTTGTATGTTTGCACAATTCCTCCAACCATAGTAGCTCCAATTTCAGCTATACAAACATCTCCAAAATTTTTAGATTTTAAAATAGAAAATTCTCTTTTATTTTCACAAAAAATTCTAAAATTTTGTTTTATTGCATGGGGAGAAACAGAAAAATAATTTCCACCTATTAGTTTACTTGGTAAAATTTTTCCTTCACAAGGAAAATGATATCTATGATAGTCAACAGGAGCAAGTCTAATTATAAGCATAGTTCCACTAAAAAACTTTTTAGCAAGCTTCTCATCTTTAAAAAACTCTCCTAAACTAAATTCATCTCCCTTTAAGAAAAATTTAGAACTGTCATTAATACGTTCCAAAGCAAAAATTTTCCCATCACAGGGACTAACTAAAGTATTTTTATTAAAGTCTATTTTTCTAGACTCAGGTTTTAATTTTCTGATAAAAAAATCATTGAAAGATGTAAATTCATGAATTTTTTTTACAGATTCTTCCATATTAATATTATAAGTTTTCACAAAATTCTCTATTAAATTAACAGATTTGTGAGAATTCATTTTTCTCCCATATAGGCTAGATAAAAATTTTCTTTTAACTATTAAATTTAAAGCTAGTTTCCCAAAGGGATTGTAATACAAAAACTTTAAAAACTTTTCCCCAGGAACATCCTCTGTTAATATTTCACTGGTCTTTCTATCTTTATATTTTATTTTTTCAAAATTCATAAACTCACTCCTGATTTTAAATTATCTTACTAAACATTATAGCATATTAGAATGTCAATTATATACCATTTAATAAAAAAAAGCAAAAAGTTCTTTTAAAGTTGTGTTTTTTTAGGGATTATGAGGTATAATTACATAAATAAGATAGAGAATATTTAAATTTAAATTTTTATGTATATAAAGGGGAGGAAAGTATGGAAAATCATATTAATAGTTCTATAATAAAAAGATTATCGAAAATGTTTGTAAGTGTGATCTTACTTTTATTTTTTAGTTTAAACATATTTGCAGCTGGAGAAGTTGTTAATTTAGAAAGAGAAACAGAAACGGTCCATTATGAAAATGGGGATTATATTGAATATATTTTGGAGCTGGAAAATAAAACCAGCACAGTTCAAGAAAATTTACAGTTAACAGACACTTTATTTAATTCAAGTGGGTTAGAGGATCTTTCAGTTGAAGTACTTGAAAGTAGAGGGGATGGAACTTCTATAAATATTCCAAGTTCACCAAGTGAGGGTAATTTGATAATTTCAGGAATCACCTTAGGACACACTAATGAAGTTTTAACTGATGAAGTAATTACAACAGCTGAAGAAAAAGGATATATAAAGTTAAAAATTAAAGGGAAAGTAAAGGACAATTTTAGTGAGAATATAGTAAGTAAC belongs to Fusobacterium sp. IOR10 and includes:
- a CDS encoding cupin domain-containing protein; the encoded protein is MELVKNLEKAKVFKAKELINYNEKKVTSLNLVQKPGLNLTVISVDEGEELSTHTASGDAIAMILEGQAQITIDGKVNIVKEGEGILMPAGLPHGLKALTKFKMWLTVVK
- a CDS encoding class I SAM-dependent RNA methyltransferase — translated: MKEYTIIASSTMGLESLVRDECKELGFKDIETFNGKIQFKGTLKDVVKANLHLRCADRVFIKMGEFKAYTFEELFQHIKKINWSEFIEKDGEFPISWVSAVKCTLFSKSDIQRISKKAMVDNLSEVYGIDQFPETGAKFKIKIQGNKDLFNVMIDTSGEGLHRRGYRALINEAPLKETMAAALVKLTRWKGGERPFIDPMCGTGTLAIEAAMIARNVAPGVNRNFVSEEWKIIPRDLWIDARDEAFSNEDLDKEVKIYASDIDPETIEIAIENAKKAGVEDDIIFETKNFLELESPSETGCIVSNPPYGERLLNDDKVERLYGLLGDVCTKRFPKWSYYIITSYRNFEGSFGKRCTKNRKLYNGGIECHYYQYFGAK
- a CDS encoding peptidylprolyl isomerase — encoded protein: MNLNAKIITDRGEINIKLFPETAPFTVLNFVHLSQLGYYDGLKFHRVISDFMIQGGDPEGTGAGGPGYQFADEFTKEVVFDKPGLLAMANAGKNTNGSQFFITHVETPWLNHKHTIFGEVISEEDQKVVNAVKQGDTITKIEITGDIDSLYTEEVKETVAQIDANLKDRFPNLKY
- a CDS encoding phosphatidylserine decarboxylase, producing the protein MNFEKIKYKDRKTSEILTEDVPGEKFLKFLYYNPFGKLALNLIVKRKFLSSLYGRKMNSHKSVNLIENFVKTYNINMEESVKKIHEFTSFNDFFIRKLKPESRKIDFNKNTLVSPCDGKIFALERINDSSKFFLKGDEFSLGEFFKDEKLAKKFFSGTMLIIRLAPVDYHRYHFPCEGKILPSKLIGGNYFSVSPHAIKQNFRIFCENKREFSILKSKNFGDVCIAEIGATMVGGIVQTYKANSMVKKGEEKGYFYFGGSTVILLIEKNKIIIDEDILENSNRGIETQIKMGEKVGISI
- a CDS encoding AI-2E family transporter, with protein sequence MKRKNFLPFFMLGLLIVTVQSLFQNTSSLTNVLGLIINYIRPFIYGIFIAIIINPMVEFIEKKFKISKGISLFISMIFIILFFVGVIFLILPSIVDSFKEISNQMPTFKIRFTKYLENILAFLKEKNLLIMNIDQAKNTIEDFFIKNISNIRNFILSFSLNIIDLVMEAFIILLGGFIAMYFILEKSYFTTFIKRIIFLIFDEKKSQEGYEFLIKCKNIFLKYLQGRTIVSIAVGIIAYIIMRIFKVPYASINAIMLGIGNMIPYFGSLIAGTIAFILVVLVAPIKVLYVFLAIFIAQMVDGYIIGPKILGESVGLSSFWIVTSIIIMGNIMGTLGMFLGVPIFAILKLIYIHLLEAKKEKN
- a CDS encoding cupin domain-containing protein; this encodes MKGLKNLPIDNPKKLGDLINSEKNQVVSMSLSNSEYSHMMLFSFPQGEMLEEEKYPLNTMYLAVEGEVIIKQGDKINILKEGEVFMVPADVFHEIGGKKAFKLLQINI
- a CDS encoding NusG domain II-containing protein, yielding MRRKPCYFKKCDLIIYFFISLIFFLGITYALSLKVQRGEKVEIYVNNQLKYVYPLIKEKKNYFIDTNIGGVNVEFVNMKVRVTSSNSPLKICVKQGFISKSGQTIIGIPDKLLIKITGEPENDLDGIAR
- a CDS encoding uracil-DNA glycosylase family protein is translated as MNLEKLKEECKNCHKCNLSKTRNRMVFGNGNPNATIMLIGEGPGKQEDLSGEVFVGQAGHLLDKMLKAIDLKREDIYIGNIVKCRPPGNRDPFPEEQQACIEYLRNQVRIIKPKILVCLGRVAGTRIIHPNFKITMEHGTWIKRGDFWIIGTYHPAALLYDPSKKRDAWEDLKKIKEKLESLK